Within the Granulicella sibirica genome, the region TCCCTTCGCAATCCTCCTCGCCGCCGCAGCCGCTTTGCAGATAGCCCGCAGGTCTCGTTATGCCGCCGCCATAGTCTCTGCTCTCTTTGTCTTCCAGTGCGCCACATCGCTCCACGCCTATCCGGACTACCTGCCTTACGCAAACGAAGCGTTCGGTGGCTCGTCCCGAACGTATCGCATGCTCACCGACTCGAACGTCGATTGGGCGCAGCAACTCAAGGAAGTCAACGCGTGGACCACGTCGCATCACGTCACGGACTGCTGGTTTGCCTACAGCTATCTCAGTGGCGCTCCCCCCTACGACAAGACACCGTGCCGGCCGCTGCCGACTGGCCTTGCCATGCTGGCGGGACAACCGAGCCCCGTGGTCCCTTCACATCTACAGGGCACCCTTCTCGTCAGCGCCGAGGATGCCGCAGGGGTGCTCTGGGGGCCAGGAAGTCTCAACCCTTATAGGCAATTTCAGGATGGCCAGCCATCTGAGCTGATCGGCCATTCTGTCCTCGTCTACGAGGGGTCGTTCGATGTGCCACTGCTTGCGGCGGAGTCTCACCTGAGCCAGGTCCCGTTGCTCATGCGAATGGGAAACTCAGATGCTGCGCTCAAGGAAGCTGAAGCAGCGATCGCGATCGCTCCCCAAGCTCCGTTGATCGAGGCCGCTCTTGGAGGCACACTTCTACAGCTACACAGGGTTCCGGAGGCGAAGCAAGCTTTCGGCAGAGCGATGCAGGAGAGTGCAGCACTTTCCAAAGAAGACTCGGACGCAACAGCCGTCAAGATCGCTCAGATGGAACAACCCCCGCACTGAGCTCGCGCCATTGCGAAATGAAAATCTTCGTAACTTATATTTACAAAGGCTTTGGTTAGGCTGAACGCTTAACCTGGAGGCAGGTATCGAAAAACCGGGGCAGATAGACTTCGATATCTGTCTTCACGGATTGAGAGGGCGATGCGAATCCACTTTCCACTCTCCAGCGTGGGTTCGAATCAAGGTGTCAAACACTTCGCCTATGAGCTTTCGCGTCGTTCTTTCAGAAGGCTGCGATCCTACAACCCGTTGCCGCAAAGCGAGTCCATGCGCGAAGCTGCTCATGGCAAGCACGAAGTTACTAGGAGACATCTTGCATAACAGGCTGCCATTCTCAATGTGTTCTGTCAGCCGATTGACGGAGTCCTGAACCATCGCATGGTAGAACTGCCGGTATCGGCTTTGCATCTCCTTGTTTCGAACAGCTTCAGACTGAAATTCCGCCCAGAGGATCACCCACTCTGGGTTGACCAACATATCGATATAGGTAGTCCGGAGTTCTTGGAGCATCTTCTCTGAATCTCCGTTGTCGCGATAGATCGCCTTATAGAGCTCACAATACCGCTGATGCTCTTCCTGCATGACAGCGACAAAGAGATCTTCCTTGCCTGCGAAGTTCGAATAAAGCGCGCCGCGGGAATAGCCCGCCTCTTCGGCGATCTTCTCCGCTACCGCGCCACCGAGCCCATAGGCAAGAAAGTGCTGCCTCCCTACCTCGATGAGGCGGGCACGTGTCTGACGCTGACTCTCCTCACGGGAGAGTCTCCGTGGCGAAGAGATGGTCCGGCTCGGCGGCTCGTCTTGGCGGGCGGCGAAGTAGCTTGTGGCTTTATGCGAGGCTGCTCTCATAGTGCGTCCCATCAATTCTTTTAGTGGACTGCTTCGCCTGCCGGGGCACCCTGGCCGGGTCTGTTCTTACTGAGCAATAAGCCGAATAGAACGAGAAATACCGACATCCAACAAAGGACGCGGTAGATGTCTTGATACGCGAGCACCGTCGCCTGCTGGTTGAGCTGCTGATAGATGTTTGCCTGAGCCATATGTTGCGCATCATATGCGTTGCCCGTGTGACCCTGGAAGAAGCCACTCATCGCGGTCATCTGCGAGTTATAGGCCTGGCTTCCCGGCAACATGTAATTCTGCAGCCGGGCCTCATGAAACGAGGTACGTTGCACGACGCCCGCACCTGTCAGTGCGATCAAGATGCTGCCACCGACATTTCTGACAAAATTGATAATGCCCGAGACCTGATTCGACGCCTCCCGCGGCAGACCCACATATGCGGCGTTTGTGATCGAAATAAAAGCAAATGGGATTGGCAGCACCTGCAAGATCCGGAGCAGAGCATTCTCGTTAAATGAGATATAGGGTGAGATGTGGGTCGATGAGAAGTAAAAACTGTACGCGAAGAAGGCGAAGCCGATCATCACCAGATTGCGAGCCGGAAACTTCCCGACTGCGATTCCTGCCAGCGGCATCACAACAAGCAGCGCGAGGCCTCCGCCAGTCAGCGCTTCACCGGCCTTGGTAGCAGTATACCCAAGCAACTCCTGCATAAACTGCGGCTGGAGAACGGTCGCTGCGTTTAGAACGCCGCCCACCAGCAGCATCAGGAGGCAACAGATCGCGAAGTTCTTATATTGGAAGAGTCTTAGATTCATGATTGGGTTTTTCACCTTGAACTCCCACCAGATGAGACCGATCATGCCGATCGCGAAGAGGCCCGCGAAGACGCGAATGAACTCGGAGCCGAACCAATCCTTCTCCTGCCCTTTATCGAGAAAGATCTGCATGCCACCCATCGCGAGGGTGAGGAAGCTGAGTCCGACGTAATCGAGCCTGCGCAGATTATCTCGGCTCGGCTTGATCCACGGCGGATCCTCCACGAGGCGCGTGACGAGGATAAAGGCAAGAATGCCGACTGGCAGATTGATATAGAAGATCCAGCGCCAGGAGTAGTTGTCGGTAATCCATCCACCTAACGTAGGCCCGATTGATGGTGCAAGCACCGCTACGAGTCCATAAAGAGCGAATGCCTGTCCTCGTCTCTTCTCATCGAAGCTGTCAGCCATAATGGCCTGCGCCATGGGCTGCAATCCGCCGCCACCCGCACCCTGAACAACGCGTGCGATTAGAAGAATGGGAAGAGACGGCGCGATGCCGCACATGAAGCTTGCTACGGTGAACAGGGTGATACAGGCGAGAAAAAAGTTCTTGCGGCCAATGACGCTGGATGCCCACGCGCCTGCAGGCAACACAATCGCATTTGCCACCAGGTAGCTGGTGAGCACCCATGTGCCCTGGTCCTGGCTCGCGCCCAGGTTTCCGGCAATATGTGGAAGGGCGACGTTGGCAATGGAGGTGTCCAGGACCTCCATGAAGGCAGCCAGGGCCACGGTTGCCGCGATCAACCATGGGTTGACCCTAGGTTTCCACCTTTGCTCCATCCGTGTCTCCTGATCAACATCCGTTTCAGATACTGTATGTATCTGGATGCATTGCGAATAGCAATTGGATGCATTTGGCTCCCACGTGTGCCTGAATACGGCATCGGGATCGAGACTGGGAGCAGTAGTCGCCTGTTTCTCGTCGGAAGAGCCACGACGGCGACAACAACGCGAGCCGGATGGGGTGGCAAGGCTGACTGCATTGGCATCTGATGAACCCAGCCCCTCAACACTTTGCTGATTTTTCCGCAAAACGATCTGGAACCGAGCTGGTCTACTCTTCGTATCCCAACCAGCCGTTCAAGCTCAGGAGAAGTTTTAATGCGACATCTGTTCTTCGCGGCGGCACTCTTGCCGGCGTTAGCTGTTTCCTTGGC harbors:
- a CDS encoding DHA2 family efflux MFS transporter permease subunit, encoding MRKNQQSVEGLGSSDANAVSLATPSGSRCCRRRGSSDEKQATTAPSLDPDAVFRHTWEPNASNCYSQCIQIHTVSETDVDQETRMEQRWKPRVNPWLIAATVALAAFMEVLDTSIANVALPHIAGNLGASQDQGTWVLTSYLVANAIVLPAGAWASSVIGRKNFFLACITLFTVASFMCGIAPSLPILLIARVVQGAGGGGLQPMAQAIMADSFDEKRRGQAFALYGLVAVLAPSIGPTLGGWITDNYSWRWIFYINLPVGILAFILVTRLVEDPPWIKPSRDNLRRLDYVGLSFLTLAMGGMQIFLDKGQEKDWFGSEFIRVFAGLFAIGMIGLIWWEFKVKNPIMNLRLFQYKNFAICCLLMLLVGGVLNAATVLQPQFMQELLGYTATKAGEALTGGGLALLVVMPLAGIAVGKFPARNLVMIGFAFFAYSFYFSSTHISPYISFNENALLRILQVLPIPFAFISITNAAYVGLPREASNQVSGIINFVRNVGGSILIALTGAGVVQRTSFHEARLQNYMLPGSQAYNSQMTAMSGFFQGHTGNAYDAQHMAQANIYQQLNQQATVLAYQDIYRVLCWMSVFLVLFGLLLSKNRPGQGAPAGEAVH
- a CDS encoding TetR/AcrR family transcriptional regulator produces the protein MGRTMRAASHKATSYFAARQDEPPSRTISSPRRLSREESQRQTRARLIEVGRQHFLAYGLGGAVAEKIAEEAGYSRGALYSNFAGKEDLFVAVMQEEHQRYCELYKAIYRDNGDSEKMLQELRTTYIDMLVNPEWVILWAEFQSEAVRNKEMQSRYRQFYHAMVQDSVNRLTEHIENGSLLCKMSPSNFVLAMSSFAHGLALRQRVVGSQPSERTTRKLIGEVFDTLIRTHAGEWKVDSHRPLNP